A genomic segment from Thermoanaerobaculales bacterium encodes:
- a CDS encoding serine/threonine-protein kinase, with translation MPASRIGRYEIVKPLGRGAMGVVYLARDPIIDRRVALKTLRVDLDDDVAGEFRERFLREARAAGRINHAGIVTIHDVGEDPESGLVFIAMEYIEGMDLRQLMSSGYRFRPSEAARIAADVARALDYAHSMGVVHRDIKPANIILTRDGTAKITDFGIARVESSNLTTEGQFIGTPNFMAPEQITGKPVDGRADIFSLGVVLFNLLTGQRPFPGDTLHEVTLKVVGEPSPIPSVVAPHLPSAFNPIILKCLEKDPDRRFQTAAELANVLAALARSLTDREPDDVAATGVFQPDLATVIDRTTGEPAQPTGLRALLRDITAPRRPATKAAGPTVWDRLHLPEFMTWEINPRWVRILLAGWAILWAGWIAALALQRPAAPDPAPRDAIIRSRHDTARLLIEARRRLHRGDARGAEAAAAAALDQVPASAGARTLLARSRLAVEQVRLGEAARESVARLVAEGRESYRERQYATAAERFEQALAIDPTNEVAASYLELARERRQGRAAAARAVARPAPTPPVAAAAPAGEPEQVAPVPGNARITIAFNSPIASGGILVTVDGATLAEIPFDFTTKGLFGARRGGTGAVKRVVLVPSGRHSITAALRDGEGALRGSQTFDRELPANSDWTLRFDLPSKDATATVFLVRVSG, from the coding sequence ATGCCCGCCAGCCGCATCGGCCGCTACGAGATCGTCAAGCCGCTCGGCCGCGGTGCGATGGGCGTCGTCTACCTGGCGCGCGACCCGATCATCGACCGCAGGGTGGCGCTCAAGACGCTGCGGGTCGACCTCGACGACGACGTGGCCGGGGAGTTCCGCGAGCGGTTCCTGCGCGAGGCCCGGGCGGCGGGCCGGATCAACCACGCCGGCATCGTCACCATCCACGACGTGGGCGAGGACCCCGAGTCCGGCCTGGTGTTCATCGCCATGGAGTACATCGAGGGCATGGACCTCCGGCAGCTGATGTCCTCCGGCTACCGCTTCCGCCCTTCCGAGGCGGCGCGCATCGCCGCCGACGTCGCGCGGGCGCTCGACTACGCCCACTCGATGGGCGTGGTCCACCGCGACATCAAGCCGGCGAACATCATCCTGACCCGCGACGGCACCGCGAAGATCACCGACTTCGGCATCGCCCGCGTGGAGTCCTCCAACCTGACCACCGAGGGCCAGTTCATCGGCACCCCCAACTTCATGGCGCCGGAGCAGATCACCGGCAAGCCGGTGGACGGCCGCGCCGACATCTTCTCGCTCGGGGTGGTGCTCTTCAACCTGCTCACCGGGCAGCGCCCGTTCCCCGGCGACACCCTGCACGAGGTGACGCTGAAGGTGGTCGGTGAGCCGAGCCCGATCCCCTCGGTCGTGGCGCCGCATCTGCCCTCGGCCTTCAACCCGATCATCCTCAAGTGCCTCGAGAAGGACCCCGACCGCCGGTTCCAGACCGCTGCCGAGCTGGCCAACGTGCTGGCGGCGCTGGCCCGCTCGCTCACCGACCGCGAGCCGGACGACGTCGCAGCGACCGGGGTCTTCCAGCCTGACCTGGCGACCGTGATCGACCGGACGACCGGCGAACCGGCGCAGCCCACCGGTCTGCGGGCGCTGCTGCGCGACATCACGGCGCCGCGAAGGCCGGCGACGAAGGCCGCCGGGCCGACGGTGTGGGACCGGCTCCACCTGCCGGAGTTCATGACCTGGGAGATCAACCCGCGGTGGGTCCGCATCCTGCTCGCCGGCTGGGCGATCCTGTGGGCGGGCTGGATCGCCGCGCTCGCGCTGCAGCGGCCGGCTGCACCGGACCCGGCCCCCCGGGACGCGATCATCCGCAGCCGCCACGACACCGCCCGGCTCCTGATCGAGGCCCGGCGCCGGCTGCACCGCGGCGACGCCCGGGGCGCCGAGGCCGCCGCCGCGGCCGCCCTCGACCAGGTGCCGGCATCGGCCGGGGCGCGCACGCTGCTGGCGCGGTCGCGGCTCGCGGTCGAGCAGGTGCGCCTCGGAGAGGCGGCCAGGGAGTCGGTGGCCCGCCTGGTCGCGGAGGGCCGGGAGTCGTACCGGGAGCGGCAGTACGCGACCGCGGCCGAGCGCTTCGAGCAGGCCCTCGCGATCGACCCCACCAACGAGGTCGCGGCGAGCTACCTGGAGCTCGCGCGGGAGCGCCGGCAGGGGCGGGCCGCGGCGGCGCGGGCCGTGGCGCGCCCGGCACCGACGCCCCCGGTCGCGGCGGCGGCGCCCGCCGGCGAGCCCGAGCAGGTCGCGCCGGTGCCCGGCAACGCCCGCATCACGATCGCGTTCAACTCCCCGATCGCGAGCGGCGGGATCCTGGTGACGGTGGACGGCGCGACGCTGGCGGAGATCCCGTTCGACTTCACGACCAAGGGACTGTTCGGGGCCCGCCGCGGCGGCACCGGCGCCGTCAAGCGCGTCGTCCTGGTTCCATCCGGCCGGCACTCGATCACGGCGGCCCTGCGCGACGGCGAGGGCGCGCTTCGGGGGTCCCAGACCTTCGACCGCGAGCTGCCGGCGAACAGCGACTGGACGCTGCGCTTCGACCTGCCGTCCAAGGACGCTACCGCCACGGTGTTCCTGGTCCGGGTCAGCGGCTGA
- a CDS encoding pitrilysin family protein, with amino-acid sequence MADSRFALVDRLEGASEWRHRDNGLTLLVWPTPVAPVVGFGIVYRVGSRHEGTGHTGATHILEHLMFKGSRRFNRESGTEIARVLHRVGASFNATTWLDRTSYYEVLPVEHLPLAVDVEADRMRGALVRDCDLESERTVVLNELEMGENEPFELLMRGAFAQAYLEHPYRHPTIGWRGDVESMTGDVLRRFYDTYYHPDNAVALVVGDIDEARALTEVGRGFGGLPPAPAPVPAVAITESEQRGERRFEIRRAGELGNLVLTWHIPHGTHRDLPALSVLAQVLADGVTSRLHRRLVETNRCLGVHAYALELHDPGVLQIAASLAPGVEHREVEDAIREEVAAAGQAPPGADELARAKVQMRTDLAFHRSSPAQILSGLTESVAMGDWRRFPRELELVTAVAAEDVARVAGDYLTDQRLTTGWFVPEAPGGGARAGSPQPRPCHLRAPFAERVAVRDHRSGARIAVLTNRHAPTVTVTGTLQAGLACAADGRWSVPGLTAAMLDRGTRRFDRMGLARELEDHGLQLTVSASGSAPTTVSFSAQALAEELPRVVDLLLEVLQHPTFPAEELEKLRERVLGALVREREETHALAYAALIRQLYPEGHPLHKRAIEAREREVLGVTCDDLAAFHAAAYGPATVALAVVGDVEANEVIARFGEAFDRWRGAAVEPAAFPAAEPSGGGDQRIEVADRPNLDVFLGHRGELLRGDPDHPAAILANACLGQSTLTSRLGLAVRDQAGLSYGIYSRFFGTLRMAGPWAISLSVAGDNLDRAVALTREVLAGYAAAGPTEEELADERLAQAGAYRVGLATNGGVARELVAALTAGEAVASLDHYPERLLEVTREEVVAAIRRHLHPERVVVAAAGTLPPLPPPERI; translated from the coding sequence ATGGCCGACAGCCGGTTCGCCCTGGTCGATCGCCTGGAAGGGGCCAGCGAGTGGCGCCACCGCGACAACGGCCTGACCCTGCTGGTGTGGCCGACCCCGGTTGCCCCGGTCGTCGGCTTCGGGATCGTCTACCGGGTGGGGTCGCGGCATGAGGGAACCGGCCACACCGGCGCCACCCACATCCTCGAGCACCTGATGTTCAAGGGATCGCGCCGGTTCAACCGGGAGAGCGGGACCGAGATCGCGCGCGTGCTGCACCGGGTCGGCGCCAGCTTCAACGCCACCACCTGGCTCGACCGGACCAGCTACTACGAGGTGCTGCCGGTGGAGCACCTGCCGCTCGCAGTCGACGTCGAGGCCGACCGGATGCGCGGCGCGCTGGTCCGCGACTGTGACCTCGAGAGCGAGCGCACCGTGGTGCTCAACGAGCTCGAGATGGGGGAGAACGAGCCGTTCGAGCTGCTGATGAGGGGCGCCTTTGCCCAGGCCTACCTCGAGCACCCCTACCGCCACCCGACCATCGGCTGGCGCGGCGACGTCGAGTCGATGACCGGCGACGTGCTGCGCCGCTTCTACGACACCTACTACCACCCCGACAACGCCGTCGCGCTGGTGGTCGGGGACATCGACGAGGCCCGCGCCCTGACCGAGGTCGGGCGCGGCTTCGGCGGCCTGCCGCCGGCGCCGGCGCCGGTTCCCGCCGTCGCGATCACCGAGAGCGAGCAGCGGGGCGAGCGCCGGTTCGAGATCCGGCGCGCCGGCGAGCTCGGCAACCTGGTGCTGACCTGGCACATCCCGCACGGCACCCACCGCGACCTGCCGGCGCTGTCGGTGCTGGCCCAGGTGCTGGCCGACGGCGTCACCTCCCGCCTCCACCGCCGGCTGGTGGAGACCAACCGCTGCCTCGGCGTCCACGCCTACGCGCTCGAGCTCCACGACCCGGGCGTGCTCCAGATCGCGGCGTCGCTCGCGCCGGGCGTCGAGCACCGCGAGGTGGAGGACGCCATCCGCGAGGAGGTTGCCGCCGCCGGGCAGGCACCGCCGGGCGCCGACGAGCTGGCGCGGGCCAAGGTCCAGATGCGCACCGACCTCGCCTTCCACCGCTCGTCGCCGGCCCAGATCCTGTCCGGCCTCACCGAGTCGGTGGCGATGGGCGACTGGCGGCGGTTCCCGCGCGAGCTCGAGCTGGTGACGGCGGTTGCCGCCGAGGACGTGGCCCGGGTCGCGGGCGACTACCTGACCGACCAGCGGCTGACCACCGGGTGGTTCGTGCCGGAGGCCCCGGGCGGCGGCGCTCGCGCCGGGTCGCCGCAGCCCCGCCCGTGTCACCTGCGGGCGCCGTTCGCCGAGCGGGTGGCGGTGCGCGACCACCGCTCGGGCGCCAGGATCGCGGTGCTCACCAACCGCCACGCACCGACCGTGACTGTGACCGGTACCCTGCAGGCGGGCCTGGCATGCGCGGCGGACGGCCGCTGGAGCGTGCCCGGCCTGACCGCCGCGATGCTCGACAGGGGGACCCGGCGCTTCGACCGGATGGGCCTCGCCCGTGAGCTCGAGGACCATGGCCTCCAGCTGACGGTCAGCGCCTCGGGAAGCGCGCCCACCACCGTGTCCTTCTCGGCCCAGGCCCTGGCCGAGGAGTTGCCCCGGGTCGTCGACCTCCTGCTCGAGGTCCTGCAGCATCCGACCTTCCCGGCCGAGGAGCTGGAGAAGCTGCGTGAGCGGGTCCTCGGCGCCCTGGTGCGGGAGCGCGAGGAGACCCACGCGCTCGCCTACGCCGCGCTGATCAGGCAGCTCTACCCGGAGGGCCACCCGCTGCACAAGCGGGCGATCGAGGCGCGCGAGCGCGAGGTGCTCGGGGTGACCTGCGACGACCTGGCCGCATTCCACGCCGCGGCCTACGGCCCGGCGACGGTCGCGCTGGCGGTGGTGGGCGACGTCGAGGCGAACGAGGTGATCGCGCGCTTCGGCGAGGCGTTCGACCGCTGGCGGGGCGCGGCCGTCGAGCCGGCGGCCTTCCCCGCGGCGGAGCCATCAGGGGGCGGCGATCAGCGCATCGAGGTGGCGGACCGGCCCAATCTCGACGTCTTCCTGGGCCACCGAGGCGAGCTGCTGCGCGGCGATCCCGACCATCCGGCGGCGATCCTCGCCAACGCCTGCCTGGGCCAGTCGACGCTGACCTCGCGGCTCGGGCTGGCGGTGAGGGACCAAGCCGGCCTCAGCTACGGCATCTACTCCCGCTTCTTCGGCACCCTGCGCATGGCCGGGCCGTGGGCGATCTCGCTGTCAGTGGCCGGCGACAACCTGGACCGGGCGGTGGCCCTGACGCGAGAGGTGCTTGCCGGCTATGCCGCTGCCGGGCCGACCGAGGAGGAGCTGGCCGACGAGCGGCTCGCCCAGGCCGGCGCCTATCGGGTCGGCCTGGCCACCAACGGCGGCGTCGCCCGCGAGCTGGTGGCGGCGCTGACGGCGGGCGAGGCGGTGGCCTCGCTCGACCACTACCCCGAGCGGCTGCTCGAGGTGACGCGCGAGGAGGTGGTGGCCGCAATCCGGCGCCACCTCCACCCCGAGCGGGTGGTGGTCGCCGCTGCCGGGACCCTGCCCCCGCTCCCGCCGCCGGAGAGGATCTAG
- the typA gene encoding translational GTPase TypA: MPQPPFRNLAIIAHVDHGKTTLVDAMLWQSGTFRSNERVAERVMDSGDLERERGITILAKNTSVRYAGIKINIVDTPGHADFGGEVERTLQMVDGVLLLVDAAEGPLPQTRFVLSKALQLGLPPIVVLNKIDRPDARPGKVLDEVYDLFIDLDASEHQLDFPVFSTDARKGLCRRGIEGELGNLKPLFDQILSALPAPAGDPAAPLQLLVTNLDYSDYLGRLAVGRIVNGTLRASSTVALAREEGIVRARVGTVYTHEGLDRVEVELATAGDIVALAGLDEVAIGDSLVDPEDPRPLPRIAVDEPTMAMVFSANTSPLGGREGQFVTARQIRSRLEKEALHNVAIRLEIPANDAFTVMGRGELQLAILIETMRREGYEMSVSRPEVVVRDVGGVAHEPMEVVQVDCPDEHVGIVTEKLGGRRGVLTEMHNPGHGRVRMAFRIPSRGLIGFRSEFLTDTRGTGILNHLFDGWEPWQGPIAGRATGALVADRAGRTTTYALYHLEPRGTLFVGPGVDVYEGMIVGENARDNDLDVNVTREKKLTNMRASVADEALRLAPPRQMTLDRALEWIDHDELAEVTPTSVRVRKRVLAANQRPRRDAR; the protein is encoded by the coding sequence GTGCCGCAGCCGCCCTTCCGCAACCTCGCGATCATCGCTCACGTCGATCACGGCAAGACCACCCTGGTCGACGCCATGCTCTGGCAGAGCGGCACCTTCCGGAGCAACGAGCGGGTCGCCGAGCGGGTCATGGACTCGGGCGACCTCGAGCGCGAGCGCGGCATCACGATCCTCGCCAAGAACACCTCGGTGCGCTATGCCGGGATCAAGATCAACATCGTCGACACGCCCGGCCATGCCGACTTCGGCGGCGAGGTCGAGCGCACCCTGCAGATGGTGGACGGCGTGCTGCTGCTGGTCGACGCCGCCGAGGGGCCGCTGCCGCAGACCCGGTTCGTGCTGTCCAAGGCGCTGCAGCTCGGGCTGCCGCCGATCGTCGTGCTCAACAAGATCGACCGCCCCGACGCCCGCCCCGGCAAGGTCCTCGATGAGGTCTACGACCTGTTCATCGACCTCGACGCCAGCGAGCACCAGCTCGACTTTCCGGTGTTTAGCACCGACGCCCGCAAGGGGCTGTGCCGGCGCGGCATCGAGGGCGAGCTCGGCAACCTGAAGCCGCTGTTCGACCAGATCCTGAGCGCCCTTCCGGCGCCCGCCGGCGACCCGGCGGCCCCGCTCCAGCTGCTGGTCACCAACCTCGACTACTCCGACTACCTCGGCCGGCTGGCGGTCGGGCGGATCGTCAACGGCACCCTGCGCGCCAGCTCGACCGTCGCCCTCGCCCGCGAGGAGGGGATCGTCAGGGCCCGGGTCGGGACCGTCTACACCCACGAAGGCCTCGACCGGGTCGAGGTGGAGCTGGCGACCGCCGGCGACATCGTCGCGCTGGCCGGCCTCGACGAGGTGGCGATCGGCGACTCCCTGGTCGACCCGGAGGACCCCCGGCCGCTGCCGCGGATCGCGGTCGACGAGCCGACCATGGCGATGGTCTTCTCGGCCAACACCTCGCCGCTCGGCGGCCGCGAGGGCCAGTTCGTGACCGCCCGCCAGATCCGCTCCCGCCTCGAGAAGGAGGCCCTCCACAACGTCGCGATCCGCCTCGAGATCCCGGCCAACGACGCCTTCACGGTGATGGGGCGGGGCGAGCTGCAGCTGGCGATCCTGATCGAGACCATGCGCCGCGAGGGCTACGAGATGTCGGTGTCCCGGCCGGAGGTCGTCGTCCGCGACGTCGGCGGCGTCGCCCACGAGCCCATGGAGGTGGTGCAGGTCGACTGCCCGGACGAGCACGTCGGCATCGTCACCGAGAAGCTGGGAGGCCGGCGCGGCGTCCTGACGGAGATGCACAACCCGGGGCACGGCCGGGTCCGGATGGCGTTCCGGATCCCGTCGCGCGGCCTGATCGGCTTCCGGTCCGAGTTCCTCACCGACACCCGCGGCACCGGCATCCTCAACCACCTGTTCGACGGCTGGGAGCCGTGGCAGGGCCCGATCGCAGGCCGCGCCACCGGCGCCCTGGTTGCGGACCGCGCTGGCCGCACCACGACCTACGCGCTCTACCACCTGGAGCCGCGCGGGACCCTGTTCGTCGGCCCCGGCGTCGATGTCTACGAGGGGATGATCGTCGGTGAGAACGCGCGTGACAACGACCTCGACGTCAACGTCACCCGCGAGAAGAAGCTGACCAACATGCGCGCCTCGGTCGCCGACGAGGCGCTGCGGCTGGCGCCGCCGCGCCAGATGACCCTCGACCGGGCGCTGGAGTGGATCGACCACGACGAGCTGGCCGAGGTGACGCCGACGTCCGTCCGCGTCCGCAAGCGGGTGCTCGCCGCCAACCAGCGGCCGCGGCGCGACGCACGGTGA
- a CDS encoding MBL fold metallo-hydrolase, whose amino-acid sequence MSLRTLALDTSWGALTIAGGSRAGEGTLVLLPQLRLALEGGRPHRALAPMSTLLVSHGHMDHIGGLGYWASQRYLNSMGPGTVIAPAEIAGQLQALLETLARLEGGRPYGVDVVAVAAGDRRGVRPDIELGFFATDHWVPTLGCRVTWRTQRLLAELSGLAGDEIARRRRAGLPVTDERRVDLLAYCADSGPGLFRSAPEVLAAEVLLVECSFFRPADRERAVRFGHMHLEDLLAVAGHLQCRHLVLLHASRRQRLREVERFLDEQLRPQLPCALHHLVVDWE is encoded by the coding sequence ATGAGCCTGCGCACCCTGGCACTCGACACCTCGTGGGGCGCGCTGACGATCGCGGGCGGCTCCCGCGCCGGCGAGGGCACGCTCGTCCTGCTGCCCCAGTTGCGGCTCGCCCTCGAGGGCGGGCGCCCGCACCGGGCGCTGGCGCCGATGAGCACGCTGCTGGTCAGCCACGGCCACATGGACCACATCGGCGGCCTCGGCTACTGGGCCAGCCAGCGCTACCTCAACTCGATGGGACCGGGCACCGTCATCGCCCCGGCCGAGATCGCGGGCCAGCTGCAGGCCCTGCTCGAGACCCTGGCCCGGCTCGAGGGGGGCCGGCCCTACGGCGTCGACGTCGTCGCGGTGGCCGCCGGCGACCGCCGGGGCGTGCGCCCCGACATCGAGCTCGGCTTCTTCGCCACCGACCACTGGGTGCCGACGTTGGGCTGTCGCGTCACCTGGCGCACGCAGCGCCTGCTGGCGGAGCTCAGCGGCCTGGCCGGGGACGAGATCGCGCGCCGCCGGCGCGCCGGGCTGCCGGTCACCGACGAGCGCCGGGTCGACCTGCTGGCCTACTGTGCCGACAGCGGGCCCGGCCTGTTCCGGAGCGCCCCCGAGGTGCTCGCCGCCGAGGTCCTGCTGGTGGAGTGCTCGTTCTTCCGGCCGGCCGACCGCGAGCGGGCCGTCCGCTTCGGCCACATGCATCTCGAGGACCTGCTCGCGGTGGCCGGGCACCTGCAATGCCGCCACCTGGTGCTGCTGCACGCCTCGCGGCGTCAGCGGCTGCGCGAGGTGGAGCGCTTCCTCGACGAGCAGCTGCGGCCGCAGCTGCCGTGCGCCCTGCACCATCTGGTGGTGGACTGGGAGTGA
- a CDS encoding MoxR family ATPase, which produces METQHMETQVDRAAARLGEIQRAVGQVVVGQERLVESLLVALLCRGHVLLEGVPGLAKTLTVRTLAGVVGGSFQRLQFTPDMLPSDVTGTQIFDPKTSTFVPHRGPVFANLVLADEINRAPAKVQSALLESMEERQVTIGDTTHALPEPFVVLATQNPIEQEGTYPLPEAQLDRFLFKVLVGYPSADEERKVLEFHLGEQFPKPSRATSLEEIRGLEGVVREVYLDDRIRSYIISLVAATRRPAEVGLGDLVPLIGFGASPRASIALAVGSRALALIRGRTYVTPEDVKELAPAVLRHRLVLTYEAEAEGATVEEIAERILLAVEVP; this is translated from the coding sequence ATGGAAACCCAGCACATGGAGACCCAGGTGGACCGGGCGGCGGCCCGGCTCGGCGAGATCCAGCGAGCCGTCGGTCAGGTCGTGGTCGGGCAGGAGCGACTGGTGGAGTCGCTGCTGGTCGCGCTGCTGTGCCGCGGCCACGTCCTGCTGGAGGGCGTGCCGGGCCTCGCCAAGACGCTGACCGTGCGGACCCTGGCCGGCGTCGTCGGAGGCTCCTTCCAGCGCCTCCAGTTCACGCCCGACATGCTGCCGTCGGACGTGACCGGCACCCAGATCTTCGACCCGAAGACCTCGACCTTCGTCCCCCACCGGGGCCCGGTGTTCGCCAACCTGGTGCTGGCCGACGAGATCAACCGCGCCCCGGCGAAGGTCCAGTCGGCGCTGCTCGAGTCGATGGAGGAGCGGCAGGTCACGATCGGCGACACCACCCACGCGCTGCCCGAGCCCTTCGTCGTGCTGGCCACCCAGAACCCGATCGAGCAGGAGGGGACCTATCCGCTCCCGGAGGCCCAGCTCGACCGCTTCCTGTTCAAGGTCCTGGTCGGCTACCCGTCCGCGGACGAGGAGCGGAAGGTCCTCGAGTTTCACCTCGGCGAGCAGTTCCCGAAGCCATCGCGGGCGACCTCGCTCGAGGAGATCCGGGGTCTCGAGGGCGTGGTCCGAGAGGTCTACCTGGATGATCGGATCCGCAGCTACATCATCAGCCTGGTGGCGGCGACCCGGCGGCCCGCCGAGGTCGGCCTCGGCGACCTGGTGCCGCTGATCGGCTTCGGCGCCTCGCCGCGTGCCTCGATCGCGCTGGCGGTCGGCAGCCGCGCGCTGGCGCTCATCCGGGGCCGCACCTACGTCACCCCGGAGGACGTCAAGGAGCTGGCGCCGGCCGTGCTGCGCCACCGCCTGGTGCTGACCTACGAGGCCGAGGCGGAGGGGGCGACGGTCGAGGAGATCGCCGAACGCATCCTGCTGGCGGTGGAGGTGCCGTGA